The Podarcis raffonei isolate rPodRaf1 chromosome 2, rPodRaf1.pri, whole genome shotgun sequence genome window below encodes:
- the LOC128408928 gene encoding zinc finger protein 239-like — MAAELKEQRCVKEEPGTTAVLAGGSEETVSHSCKRERENRGRDLPEKRERAEKSQEEAALPRKEQGFGNLDQIVIQQLIHIGGGGRRRGKQGENFRQASGLGKASIVRLGEKPYLCIVCEKTFRNHSGLMVHQRIHTGEKPYKCPDCEKSFNQRSHLTSHRGTHTGEKPFKCFACGKSFSYNSGLVIHQRIHTGEKPYQCPGCEKSFSQKSHLLSHQRTHVGEKSFKCLDCGKSFSYNSGLVIHQRIHTGEKPYKCSDCGKSFNQRSHLVSHRGVHTGRKPYSCQDCGKSFSFNSGLVIHQRLHTGEKPYECSECGKSFNQKSHLISHQRVHAGQKL; from the coding sequence ATGGCGGCTGAGCTGAAGGAACAGAGATGCGTGAAGGAAGAGCCCGGAACGACGGCGGTGCTGGCGGGCGGCTCGGAAGAGACGGTCTCCCACAGCTGCAAgcgggagagagagaacaggggCCGAGACTTGCCAGAGAAGCGAGAGAGAGCTGAGAAAAGCCAAGAAGAAGCTGCTCTGCCACGCAAGGAGCAGGGCTTCGGGAATCTTGACCAAATAGTGATCCAGCAGCTGATCCACATTGGAGGAGGCGGGAGGAGGCGTGGCAAGCAGGGGGAGAACTTCCGCCAGGCCTCGGGCCTAGGCAAGGCTTCAATCGTCCGCCTGGGAGAGAAGCCATACCTGTGCATCGTCTGCGAGAAAACCTTCCGCAACCACTCGGGCCTCATGGTCCACCAGCGgattcacacgggggagaaaccctacaAATGCCCCGACTGCGAGAAGAGCTTCAATCAGCGCTCGCACCTGACTTCCCACCGCGGCACCCACACCGGAGAGAAGCCCTTCAAGTGCTTTgcctgtgggaagagcttcagctaCAACTCGGGCCTGGTGATCCACCAGCgcatccacacgggggagaagccgtacCAGTGCCCCGGGTGCgagaagagcttcagccagaaaTCCCACCTGCTGTCGCACCAGAGGACCCACGTCGGGGAGAAGTCCTTCAAGTGCCTggactgcgggaagagcttcagctaCAACTCGGGCCTGGTCATCCACCAGCGcatccacaccggggagaagccatACAAATGCTCagactgcgggaagagcttcaaccAGCGCTCGCACCTCGTTTCGCACCGAGGCGTCCACACGGGGCGCAAGCCCTACTCGTGCCAGGattgcgggaagagcttcagcttCAACTCGGGCCTCGTCATACACCAGCGGttgcacacgggggagaagccttATGAGTGCTCCGAGTGTGGGAAGAGTTTCAATCAGAAATCGCACCTTATTTCACACCAGAGAGTCCACGCCGGGCAAAAGCTCTGA